Genomic DNA from Gloeocapsa sp. DLM2.Bin57:
GATGTCCTAACCAAACTTCCATCTGTTCTTGGTAAAGAATCGTAAAGTTTCTCAATCCCCAACCCACCCAAGGACGTTGTTTGACTAATTCCCAACTAAATTGCCATTGGGTTTGACGCAAGGTAGCAATAGGGCGATCGCTGTACATTTCATCCGATAAACGACCCCAAAAATACCTTGGTACATAATTACGCCAAAATTCCCTTCCTGGTTCTGGTCCTATTGAAGCCCATGTAACTACACTAGTCATACCCAGGACTAACCAGACTAACCAACGCCAACCTAAATAAAAAGCGAAAACTAAACCCCCTATAAGCGCTATCCCCCAAGCGTTACGGGAACTAGTTAAAATTAATCCTGAGATTTGTACCAATAAATAAATAGTTAACCAGATTAAAACTTTTTTATGACCAAGACGATAATTCTCTAACCATAAACCCAAGGTAAAGAAGAATATCATCAACAGATAGATAGCTAAAAAATTAGCATAGATAAATACTGAAGCCATTCTGTCGGTGGGATTACCATTAGCTACTAATTCCCAGCCCAACAGATTAGGTAAACTCCAACCCCCGTAGAGTTGTCCCCAACCTAAGATGACTATTGGTAAAGAGGGGAGGATTAATACCCAAGCTAGTTGTCTTAATTGTGATATTTTGCTAAATAACTGGGGAAATACCGCCAAAATAGCTAAAAAGGGTAAAAAATTAGCTAATCCTAAGCCCGCTTCCCCTGGATTGGTGGAGAAATAAGCGCTGATAATTAACCCTACAGTTACTAAAGCGATTCCCCAATTTAAAGGATAAGTCAGAATAACTCGATATCTTTGCCAGCTTAAGATAAATAAGACTATTACTAATCCTATTTCCCCTAAAGAAGGGATTAGGGGTAAAATTAGTACCGAAAGTAAGGTTAAACGCCAGATATTTAAGCTAGTTCCCAGCATTCACTACGAGTTAAGCGAATTTGCGCTAAAGTAACGATAGCAGGAATAATTCGACGATAATTGGTAGCGATCGCCTGTAATCCCAATTCAGCAATTAAACTAGTCCATAAAACAGGTCCAATCAGAGCTAAAGTAGTTTTCAACATAGCGTAACGAGCTATCCCCTGTTTAGCTGCTGCTATAGCTATGGTTTTACTAGGTATTTGTTTAACTAACCAAGATTTCAACAGAGAGTTTACGGCTAAAACAGTACCACCTTTTAAGACGGTGTTAAAGGTTTTTACTGGAGATGCAGGTAATTTAGCACAAGCTTTATTGAGTACACAGAGAAATATTTCTGCTTCTATATCCATGGTGGACATAGTTTGAGTATAGTCAACCTTCAGATAATGACAGACTTTGATTAAGATTTGACGATAACTAACTTCTTGACTACGTCCTTGCAATACTGTTAAACTATCAGCAGCTAGATAGCGAAAACGTTTTTCTAAAGTATCCACCCAATTAGACCAATCCTGACTCTGTATTTCTAGGGGTAAAGGATTTCTCCAATAATCTAGTGGATTAAGTCCACGAGCGAATAAAATTTTAGTTAACTCTTTTAATTCCGCTTCTGTAGCTAATTCTAATCCCGTTCTCAACTCGTCCATTTTCAAGGGGTGCTAATAAATTCTAGCTATTATTATAGTTATTAGGGAGAAGAAAGATAACCAGAACGAGGTAGTTTTTGGATATGTTCTTTAATATCGCTTAAATCTACATAATAATCAGCATAATTAATCAAACTATCACTAGTCATACTGCGCAAACTAACTACTTCTACCCTAGCTCCTTGATAACCTACTGCGTTAACTGCGTAAGCTAAATCTCCATCACCACTTACCAAAACTGCTGTATCATAGTATTTAGCTAGGGTCATCATATCTACAGCTATCTCTACATTCAGGTCAACTTTTTTAGAACCATCGGCTAATTGGGTTAATTCTTTGGTGACTACTCGATAACCGTGACGACGCATCCAGAGTAAAAAACTTTGTTGTTTATCGTTGGTATAATCAATTCCTGTATAAAAAAAACAACGTAATAATCTGGAATTTCCTGTTAAATAGCGTAGTAACTTGGTGTAATTAATTTCTATTCCTAATTGTAAAGCAGCATAGAATAAATTAGATCCGTCGATAAAAATAGCGATTCTACCTCGATTTAATTCATTAACAGCGCTTACTTCTTTAACCAGTTCTGGTTTATTCTCTTCTAACGCTCCTTGATTAGGGTTAGCAATGGTTTCCCAGTATGAGAAACTTTTTGTGTTTTGTTCATAAAACATAATAATTTTATCTTGGTATTTATAATAATTTATCTTACAAGGCAATCTTAACTTATCTATCCAAAATTGACTAGAAAACTTAAGGTTTATTTCCGAACATGAAGTTCTATAGTATTTTGTTTAATAACTAGATCATAATGACCAAAAAAATCTTGTCCTAGTAAACCGATGGGAAGATTAGGAGCAATCACTACACTTACATTATTAGCAGTAATTCCTCCTACCGCTATAGAATCAACTTTTCCTACTCCGGCTTGGATTACTCCTCCCGCGGTAGAAACAAGGGTAGTTCCTTCTAGTTCAATCTGTAAAGTATCCGCCATTGTTGGGGTTAAAACAGTTCCACTCGCTCCTGTATCTAGCAACATCTCGAAACGATGTTGACCATTAAATACTACCTCAATAACCGCTATATTAGCTTCTCGACGTTTAATAGGAATTTCAAAAATATCCTGATTAGAGACGCTCTCGGAACTATTATTACACAAATCACCGAGATTAAGAGTTTCCCCATTAGCATCTAGCATAAAACAATCATTTTGTTCTTGTGCTAGTAAATTATCAGGATAGAGACCTATTCCTAAACACAGTATTAAAAAAGTTGTAGTTAATTTCACCTTAGTTAAGCTTAGGGTATTTAACTACAATTTAACATAAGCTTATTATTACTCAAAGTATTAATAGCCGCAACCTCTAACTGTAGCTAGATTCAGGTTAATTGTAAAGAAATTTAACAAAAAAAATCAACCACCCTCGACTAAGTAGGGTGGAATCAGAAATTTTAGACTGCTTCTAGATCTTTTTCTCCTGTTCTAATTCTAATAATTTGTTCTACAGGAGATATAAAGATTTTACCATCTCCAATCTCTCCTGTACGAGCTGCGGTAAGAATTTTATCAACTACTAAATCTACTTGATCATTCTCTACGACTATCTCTATTTTAAGCTTTTGTAAGAACTCTACTGTGTATTCAGAGCCT
This window encodes:
- a CDS encoding O-antigen ligase family protein → MLGTSLNIWRLTLLSVLILPLIPSLGEIGLVIVLFILSWQRYRVILTYPLNWGIALVTVGLIISAYFSTNPGEAGLGLANFLPFLAILAVFPQLFSKISQLRQLAWVLILPSLPIVILGWGQLYGGWSLPNLLGWELVANGNPTDRMASVFIYANFLAIYLLMIFFFTLGLWLENYRLGHKKVLIWLTIYLLVQISGLILTSSRNAWGIALIGGLVFAFYLGWRWLVWLVLGMTSVVTWASIGPEPGREFWRNYVPRYFWGRLSDEMYSDRPIATLRQTQWQFSWELVKQRPWVGWGLRNFTILYQEQMEVWLGHPHNLYLMLMAETGIPVTLSLIILVGWILTQAVLILPYLGAEKIIFLTYIIAFSACILFNCFDVSLFDLRVNTLSWLILAAIAGLVQNYRKKTDVIHYHNHQT
- a CDS encoding NYN domain-containing protein, whose amino-acid sequence is MFYEQNTKSFSYWETIANPNQGALEENKPELVKEVSAVNELNRGRIAIFIDGSNLFYAALQLGIEINYTKLLRYLTGNSRLLRCFFYTGIDYTNDKQQSFLLWMRRHGYRVVTKELTQLADGSKKVDLNVEIAVDMMTLAKYYDTAVLVSGDGDLAYAVNAVGYQGARVEVVSLRSMTSDSLINYADYYVDLSDIKEHIQKLPRSGYLSSP
- a CDS encoding aspartyl protease; translation: MLDANGETLNLGDLCNNSSESVSNQDIFEIPIKRREANIAVIEVVFNGQHRFEMLLDTGASGTVLTPTMADTLQIELEGTTLVSTAGGVIQAGVGKVDSIAVGGITANNVSVVIAPNLPIGLLGQDFFGHYDLVIKQNTIELHVRK
- a CDS encoding P-II family nitrogen regulator; translated protein: MKKIEAIIRPFKLDEVKIALVNAGIVGMTVSEVRGFGRQKGQTERYRGSEYTVEFLQKLKIEIVVENDQVDLVVDKILTAARTGEIGDGKIFISPVEQIIRIRTGEKDLEAV